A portion of the Lolium rigidum isolate FL_2022 chromosome 1, APGP_CSIRO_Lrig_0.1, whole genome shotgun sequence genome contains these proteins:
- the LOC124672141 gene encoding uncharacterized protein LOC124672141 — translation MQVNVPCFHRATSIELQGLDLAFAESSPKCFPSLKRLVLSGCRATISNWVRRSPRLLVLRVSTVTNDGLKIIIVRSKSLQELSVETKIPFLGNKPPLLDNVNIEAPLLKQLTISFAAGGYYNNLLVSVSAPLLEKVSWKCAYFTAAAGLGRWGLLHVGLKPVETNNGQGHLPHIHVLSLSAETHSSYMFSGAAQELRFKAEIKKHMLIGFSMLELRIMTSDHVYGAFALRILGLDGIFALIKALKIVLVASEGKEACPENCRCEEPKDWRTQSIYLPNLEEVEIRGEDHEFDFWKLVISGAPNLKRVVMDKPSNEVKMDSWRMKIITILGPGIAIAGGCDGA, via the exons ATGCAAGTGAACGTGCCCTGCTTCCACCGCGCCACATCCATCGAGCTACAAGGGCTGGACCTTGCGTTCGCCGAGTCGTCACCCAAATGCTTCCCCTCGCTTAAGAGGCTCGTCCTCTCCGGATGCCGCGCCACCATAAGCAACTGGGTCCGCCGCTCCCCGCGGCTGCTCGTTCTCAGAGTCAGTACGGTCACCAATGATGGCCTCAAAATCATCATCGTCAGATCCAAGTCGCTGCAGGAGCTCAGCGTGGAGACCAAGATCCCGTTTTTGGGAAATAAGCCGCCCCTTTTAGATAACGTTAACATTGAGGCCCCTCTACTCAAGCAATTGACCATCTCCTTCGCCGCCGGTGGCTATTATAACAATTTGTTGGTCTCCGTTTCGGCGCCACTGCTGGAGAAGGTCTCCTGGAAGTGTGCTTACTTCACAGCCGCTGCCGGCCTTGGCCGTTGGGGCCTCTTGCATGTGGGATTAAAGCCGGTGGAGACCAACAACGGACAGGGTCACCTTCCTCACATCCATGTCCTGTCCCTGTCAGCGGAAACTCAT AGCTCATATATGTTTTCAGGGGCAGCGCAAGAGCTCAGATTTAAGGCGGAGATCAAGAAACATATGCTTATCGGTTTCTCCATGCTGGAGCTACGCATCATGACATCAGACCATGTTTACGGAGCATTTGCGTTGCGCATCCTTGGGCTGGATGGAATTTTTGCTCTTATAAAAGCTCTTAAGATTGTCCTAGTGGCATCAGAG GGGAAAGAAGCATGCCCAGAAAATTGCCGTTGTGAGGAGCCCAAGGACTGGAGAACCCAAAGCATCTACTTGCCCAATCTTGAAGAAGTGGAAATCAGAGGAGAAGATCATGAGTTTGATTTCTGGAAACTGGTAATCAGTGGTGCACCAAATTTGAAAAGAGTGGTGATGGACAAGCCATCAAATGAGGTCAAAATGGACAGTTGGCGCATGAAAATTATCACCATCCTTGGTCCTG GCATAGCCATTGCTGGTGGATGCGATGGAGCATGA